The following nucleotide sequence is from Cyclobacteriaceae bacterium.
GTACCTCTACAACGATGGCAACAGCCTGGTATGTATGGACAACGAAACCTTTGATCAGGTTTATGTTGACAGAGTTTTATTAGGTGATTCTGCTAAATATATCAAGGAAGGTGTTTTGCTGATGATCGCTTTCGAAAACGGAACAACTGCCATTACCGCCGAAGCGCCACAACAAGTAGTTGTAAACATCACTTATACAGAACCAGGTGTTCAAGGAGATACAGCAACCCGCACCTTGAAAGTAGCAACAATTGATACCGGTGCAGAAATTCGCGTACCGTTATTCATCAATACAGGAGACAATGTAAAAATCGATACCCAAACAGGGGCGTATATTGAACGTGTTAAGTAACTACTAACCATTGCCAAAAAATGACAAAAGAATCTACATCAAAAGGCAAATCAAAATCCGCAGCCGCAGCTAAGTCGGAAGGACCCAAATCAAACCAAGAAATGAAAACAAGTGAAATAAGAGACCTCATTGACTTCATCTCCCAGTCGGGACTTAATGAAGTCAACATTGAGACAAAAGAACTTAAGCTTCATGTGAAGCGTGAGCCGGATCAGAAAGTAATGAAATCATCAGCACCAGCGATGATGACCATGCAAGCTCCTCAGCAGGTTGCAGCACATCAGCAGATTACTACTCCTCCAGTGATTGCAAAACCTGAAACTCCAATTGCGGTTCCAGGAAAGAACACCGTTGAAATCAAGTCGCCAATGATCGGTACATTCTATCGCTCATCCAATCCTGACACCCCTTCATTCGTTTCAGTGGGTGATAAGGTTACCAAAGGACAAACTGTTTGCATCATTGAAGCGATGAAGCTTTTCAATGAAATAGAATCGGAAGTATCCGGTACGATCGTAAGAGCGATGATTGAAAATTCATCGCCAGTGGAATATGATCAGGTGCTATTTATCGTAGAACCTGATTAGTTGGTGAGCTTTATGCTCTGATTTAAACCAACAAACTATTTTACTACCAAACTGAACGAACGTGTTTAAGAAAATATTAATAGCCAATCGTGGGGAAATTGCATTGCGTATTATTCGCACATGCAAGGAAATGGATATCAAAACTGTTGCGGTCTACTCTACTGCTGATCGCGAAAGCCTTCATGTGCGTTTTGCTGATGAAGCAGTTTGTATCGGACCTCCTCCAAGCAAAGATTCATACCTGAACATTCCACGGATCATTTCTGCTGCCGAGATCACCAATGCCGATGCTATCCATCCGGGATATGGTTTTCTTTCTGAGCGTGCTGAATTTTCTGCCGTCTGTCATGAGTACGGAATTAAATTTATCGGGCCCACTCCTACCATGATCAATCTCATGGGTGATAAGGCTACCGCCAAGGATACCATGAGAAAAGCAGGTGTACCTGTAATCCCTGGTTCTGACGGATTGCTTTCTTCCATTGAAGAAGGAATGAAGATCGCCAAAGAGATAAAGTATCCTGTCATTGTAAAGGCAACTGCCGGCGGTGGTGGAAAAGGAATGCGGATTATCAATGATGAATCCGAATTCAAGAAAGCCTGGGATGATGCCAAGCGTGAAGCAGGTGCCTCATTCGGTAATGACGGTCTCTATCTTGAAAAATTTGTAGAAGAGCCACGTCACATTGAGATACAGTTGGTCGGAGATCAATATGGTAAAGCATGTCACCTCTCAGAACGTGATTGCTCTATCCAGAGAAGACATCAGAAACTGGTGGAAGAAACACCTTCT
It contains:
- the efp gene encoding elongation factor P, translating into MATISDLSKGNYIRYNGDIMQVEELQHRTPGNLRAFYQVKMRNLRNGKIAENRFRPGDSVELLRVETKNYQYLYNDGNSLVCMDNETFDQVYVDRVLLGDSAKYIKEGVLLMIAFENGTTAITAEAPQQVVVNITYTEPGVQGDTATRTLKVATIDTGAEIRVPLFINTGDNVKIDTQTGAYIERVK
- the accB gene encoding acetyl-CoA carboxylase biotin carboxyl carrier protein → MKTSEIRDLIDFISQSGLNEVNIETKELKLHVKREPDQKVMKSSAPAMMTMQAPQQVAAHQQITTPPVIAKPETPIAVPGKNTVEIKSPMIGTFYRSSNPDTPSFVSVGDKVTKGQTVCIIEAMKLFNEIESEVSGTIVRAMIENSSPVEYDQVLFIVEPD
- the accC gene encoding acetyl-CoA carboxylase biotin carboxylase subunit → MFKKILIANRGEIALRIIRTCKEMDIKTVAVYSTADRESLHVRFADEAVCIGPPPSKDSYLNIPRIISAAEITNADAIHPGYGFLSERAEFSAVCHEYGIKFIGPTPTMINLMGDKATAKDTMRKAGVPVIPGSDGLLSSIEEGMKIAKEIKYPVIVKATAGGGGKGMRIINDESEFKKAWDDAKREAGASFGNDGLYLEKFVEEPRHIEIQLVGDQYGKACHLSERDCSIQRRHQKLVEETPSPIVSQELRERMGEAAIKGAKAINYEGVGTIEFLVDKHGDFYFMEMNTRIQVEHPITEEVTDYDLIKEQIKVAAGVPISGRNYFPNLFAMECRINAEDPANGFRPSPGKIVNLHLPGGHGVRVDSHVYAGYTIPPNYDSMIAKLITTGQSRDEVITRMKRALSEFVIVGIKTTIPFHLALMDNEIFKSGKFTTKFLETSFDFSTLKES